One region of Tamandua tetradactyla isolate mTamTet1 chromosome 6, mTamTet1.pri, whole genome shotgun sequence genomic DNA includes:
- the LOC143688436 gene encoding LOW QUALITY PROTEIN: uncharacterized protein LOC143688436 (The sequence of the model RefSeq protein was modified relative to this genomic sequence to represent the inferred CDS: inserted 2 bases in 1 codon; substituted 1 base at 1 genomic stop codon) yields MQPLELVKLKDVVIEFTQAEWVMLDSSQRRLFRDVMLENISHLLSVGYQVCKPDVALKLVQGEELCEEEIGFFQNQNSVLSGREDSVKEQEMLSVQHICKKDISTIIFLKQNSHTQKNGIICSKLPEDCTHSSRMFQHVLTHKGMKSYFSNLFGKALNNLSSFNQQQNFHPGSKSYACHLIEKSFVQNSGHTHYNGTHVGVEPCEYHLCGKTFTKYSELRQHERTHTGEKPYECHLCGKTFTHYFILKQHEKTHTGEKPYKCHLCGKAFTRSSSLKQHDRSHTGEKPYECYKCGKAFARSSSLKQHEETHTGEKPYKCHLCGKAFTHSSIFKKHNRTHTAEKPYECCICGKAFAHSSSLKEHDRTHTGEKPYECHLCGKAFTRYSHLKRHEKNHTGEKPYKCHLCGKAFTHTYIFKKHNRTHTGEKPYECCICGKAFTTSFGLKQHDRTHTGEKPYECHLCGKAFTRNSILKQHEKTHTGEKPYKCHLCGKAFAHSSSLKQHDRTHTGDKPYECQVCGKAFTCYSTLKQHEKTHTGEKPYKCHLCGKAFNQSSSLKQYDRTHTGEKPYECHHCGKAFSLSSXRVHERIHTREKPYQCHLCGKIFTHYSVLRKHKRIHTGEKLYECHLCQKVCTHCSYFRKHERTHTGEKPYECHLXGKAFTLGSDLRVHERIHTGEKPYECHLCGKAFSQYFNLIQHENTHTGEKSYACYLCHKVFAHYSNLGKHEKSYCNET; encoded by the exons ATGCAGCCACTG GAGTTAGTGAAATTGAAAGATGTAGTTATAGAATTTACTCAGGCAGAGTGGGTCAtgctggattcatcccagagaaggctgttcagagatgtgatgctggagaatatcagtcatctgCTCTCAGTGG GATATCAAGTCTGTAAACCAGATGTAGCTTTAAAGTTGGTTCAAGGGGAAGAACTGTGTGAAGAAGAAATTGGATTTTTTCAAAACCAAAATTCAG ttctttcaggcaGGGAAGATAGtgttaaagaacaagaaatgctATCTGTGCAACATATCTGCAAAAAAGACATATCTACCATCATATTTTTG AAGCAGAAttctcatactcaaaagaatggtaTTATATGTAGTAAATTACCAGAAGATTGTACTCATAGTTCCAGAATGTTTCAACATGTATTAAcccacaaaggaatgaaatcctacttcagcaatctatttggaaaagcccTCAATAATCtatcatcttttaatcaacaacAGAATTTTCACCCTGGAAGTAAGTCATATGCATGTCATCTAATTGAGAAATCATTTGTTCAAAACTCTGGCCATACACATTACAATGGAACTCATGTTGGAGTGGAACCCTGTGAATATCATCTATGTGGAAAAACCTTTACTAAATATTCTGAGttgagacaacatgagagaactcacactggagaaaaaccatatgaatgccatctatgtgggaaaaccttcactcATTATTTTAtccttaaacaacatgagaagactcacactggagaaaaaccttataaatgtcatctatgtgggaaagccttcactcgttcttctagccttaaacaacatgatagatctcacactggagagaaaccatatgaatgctataaatgtgggaaagcctttgctcgttcttctagccttaaacaacatgaggagactcatactggagaaaaaccctataaatgtcatctatgtgggaaagccttcactcattcttctatctttaaaaaacataatagaaCTCACACTgcagagaaaccatatgaatgctgtatatgtgggaaagcctttgctCATTCTTCTAGCCTTAAAGAACATgatagaactcacactggagagaaaccatatgaatgccatctatgtgggaaagccttcacccgTTATTCTCACCTTAAACGACATGAGAAAaatcatactggagaaaaaccctataaatgtcatctatgtgggaaagccttcactcatacttatatctttaaaaaacataatagaactcacactggagagaaaccatatgaatgctgtatatgtgggaaagccttcactacTTCTTTTGGCCTTAAACAACATgatagaactcacactggagagaaaccgtatgaatgccatctatgtgggaaagccttcacccgTAATTCTAtccttaaacaacatgagaagactcatactggagaaaaaccctataaatgtcacctatgtgggaaagcctttgctCATTCCTCTAGCCTTAAACAACATGATAGAACTCACACTGGGGataaaccatatgaatgccaagtatgtgggaaagccttcacctgTTATTCTAcccttaaacaacatgagaagactcatactggagaaaaaccctataaatgtcacctatgtgggaaagccttcaatcAATCTTCTAGCCTTAAACAATATgatagaactcacactggagagaaaccctatgaatgccatcattgtgggaaagcattcagttTATCTTC TAGagtacatgagagaattcacactagAGAGAAACCATATCAGTGTCATTTATGTGGTAAAATCTTCACCCATTATTCTGTACTTAGAAAACacaagagaattcacactggagagaaactctatgaatgtcatttatgtcagaAAGTCTGCACCCATTGTTCTTActttagaaaacatgagagaactcacactggagaaaaaccatatgaatgccatctatgagGGAAAGCCTTTACTCTTGGGTCTGATCTTAGagtacatgagagaattcacactggagagaaaccatatgaatgccatctgtgtgggaaagccttcagccaatATTTTAACCTTATACAACATGAgaacactcatactggagagaaatccTATGCATGTTATTTATGTCACAAAGTCTTTGCCCATTATTCTAACCTTGGAAAACATGAGAAGTCATACTGTAATGAAACCTAG